The DNA window GGAGAAGTTTTTACTGCGAAAAAGATCAGACACTTTATTGAAAAACAGTGTTTTTCAAACAGATCTTCACCACCTGTATTTAAGTTTCGGCTAAAGCCAAATGAATTTGATTTGTTTATTTGAAAGGGTTAAAACCCTTTCCTATTCATATAAATCTTCGGATAAGTATATAACAGCAATATCAATCATCAATCATCAATCATCAATCATCAATCATCAATCATCAATCATCAATCATCAATCATCATTTATCATTTATCATTCATCAAATCTAGTCCGTATTCAGAAAGCCACCTGCATATTTGTTAAAAAACTCAGCTCTGTACACTTCTCCTATAGGAATCTCGGATTCTTCAATGTATATATTATGGTTATCAAATGAATCAATATAATCTACATTCACTACGTATGATTTACTGACCCGTAAAAAATTTTCCCCAGAAATTTTCTGGTGAATTGTTTTAAGGTTCATAGCTGTTATCAGCTTTTGTTGTTTGGTGTGGATGACAACATAATCTTTCAGACCTTCTATAAATTTAATGTCAGCAAAACTGATTTTGTAGAAACGCCGCTCTGCTTTGATAAATAAGAAATCTTCCGTATTAGATTCCACTGTATTTTTAACGGTGTCTTTAGATAAAAGATCGGTATACAATACTGCTTTGTCAATGGCTTTTTCCAGTCTTTGAGGATCAATAGGCTTTAATAAGTAGTCTACCGCTTCAAGTTCATAACTTTTTAAGGCATACTGAGAATAGGCTGTGGTAAAAATGATCAGAGATTTTTTTGGGAGCATTTCAACGAATTCCAGTCCGGTTACCATGGGCATTTCGATATCCAGAAAGATAAGATCAACTTCATTGTTTTTCAAAAAATCGAGTGCAGAGAGTGCATTGGAGAATTCACCAAGGATATCAATCTTTGAGGTTTCACCGATCAGAGACTGCATTTCTGATCTTGCAAGAGGTTCATCATCGACTATAATACAATTCATCATACAGAAATTTTTAAAAGGACAATATATTCTTTACTTTCAGAGATCATATTCAGTTCAAATTTATCATGATAAAGAAGTTCAAGTCTTCGTTTGATATTGGCAAGTCCCAGGCCACTGCTTTTTTTGTCGGAAACAGAATAGCCGGGATCTTTGGAGTTTACACAGATAAAGCTCACGTTATGAGCATCTACCTTTATCTCTATTTTTACGTAAGATTCTTTGCCATTGATATCAACGCTGTGTTTCACTGCATTTTCTACAAAGGTGGTAAATAAATTCGGTGGAATAAATGTACTGTTAATGATTCTTTTATCACCTTCGGAATGAATCTCAAAAGAAAAGTTTTCGCGTCTTATCTTTTCAAGGTTTAAAAAATTGGCGAGGAAATCAATTTCTGAAGTGAGCAACGTTTTTTCTTCACTATTTTCATAAAGCTGATACCGCAGGAATTCTGAAAGCTTGACAATAACCACCGATGCCTTCTCAGGATCCGTCCTGATCAATGCTTTTACATTATTAAGCATGTTAAACAAAAAATGAGGATTGATCTGGTTTCTAAGCTCATTCAATTCCATGTGTAAGGTAAGATTACTCAACTCATTGATTTTTTTATTATCACTGATCCATTTCTGTAAAAGCTTGATGGTAGTTGTGGTCAGGATGATAGGAATACACATGAAAACACCTTCATACATGCTTCCTCTTTCTCGTTCATTCTGAAAATTTTCAATCCTGAAATCAATAAAAAAGATTTTAAAACCGTAACCAATGATTTTAATCCCAACAACCCCCATCAATACAAGTAATATCAGGTAAGTAATATATTGTGTTTTAAAGAAATAACGTGGCACCAGCACATAAATATTAACATATACCATAGCGATAAGCACACTGTATACGAAGAAAAGAACATAGTATTGATATACACCGGAGTACCCATGCCAGAATCTGGCACTATACAGCAGAAAAAAGAAGAAAATAAGGAATAGCAAATGTCTGCGCAAGGTATATTTTCCTTCCACTAAAAAGTCCATTACGGCTGTTTCTTTAAATTTCCAGGAAGTATATTTCATAAGATGGATCTGCTTTTTCGCATTAACAAAAATAAGCAATACCACACATTACAGCTATTTTATTATACCAAACCTGTATTTTATTATACTAATATAAAGAATCCCGGTTTTGTATAAAATCCCGGCCATTTCGTATAAAAACAAATCAGCACCTCAGTTTTCTGTTTTTCTTTGTGCTATTAAAAAATGCATATGGAATTAATGGTTTTTCAAGAATTGACTCAAAAAATATCATCAGAATGTT is part of the Chryseobacterium lactis genome and encodes:
- a CDS encoding LytR/AlgR family response regulator transcription factor; amino-acid sequence: MNCIIVDDEPLARSEMQSLIGETSKIDILGEFSNALSALDFLKNNEVDLIFLDIEMPMVTGLEFVEMLPKKSLIIFTTAYSQYALKSYELEAVDYLLKPIDPQRLEKAIDKAVLYTDLLSKDTVKNTVESNTEDFLFIKAERRFYKISFADIKFIEGLKDYVVIHTKQQKLITAMNLKTIHQKISGENFLRVSKSYVVNVDYIDSFDNHNIYIEESEIPIGEVYRAEFFNKYAGGFLNTD
- a CDS encoding sensor histidine kinase; protein product: MKYTSWKFKETAVMDFLVEGKYTLRRHLLFLIFFFFLLYSARFWHGYSGVYQYYVLFFVYSVLIAMVYVNIYVLVPRYFFKTQYITYLILLVLMGVVGIKIIGYGFKIFFIDFRIENFQNERERGSMYEGVFMCIPIILTTTTIKLLQKWISDNKKINELSNLTLHMELNELRNQINPHFLFNMLNNVKALIRTDPEKASVVIVKLSEFLRYQLYENSEEKTLLTSEIDFLANFLNLEKIRRENFSFEIHSEGDKRIINSTFIPPNLFTTFVENAVKHSVDINGKESYVKIEIKVDAHNVSFICVNSKDPGYSVSDKKSSGLGLANIKRRLELLYHDKFELNMISESKEYIVLLKISV